CGAAGACCGCCGTCGTCTGGTCCATGATTCCGCACGGGGCACCGGCGACTCGATTCTCGACCTTCTGCGCGAGAAACGCGAGCTCACGCGGCCCGAGGCCGAGGTCATAGGCGGCATCGATGGCCGTTATGGACGCTACGGAGAGCGCCGCCGAGGAGGCGACTCCCTTCCCTTCGGGCACGTCCGAGCGCACGACGATATGTGCGCCGTTCGGAAAAGAGCCTCGCTTCTCCCGGATCAAGACCACGAAAGCCCCGGCCACGTAGGCCGCCCACGCCCTCGAAGGCTCTCGTCGAAAGTGAGCGCGGGCCGCGTCGTAGTCGAGTTTCACCAGCTCATCCAACGATGTGGTGTAGTAACGAGCTCGGTCGCCCAGGCTGATGACGTCGAGCGTCCGCGGCGCCTGCCGCTGCAGCGCCACGCAGGCGGCTTCTCGAAGGGGAAGCTGGAGCACGAGCGAGCCGGAGTAGTCGGCGATGCCACCCATCACATCGAGACGTCCCGGTGCCCTCGCCAGGAACACGGGCGCGTTCTTGCCTGCAGCCGATTCCAGCCGGCTCACGAGGGCGGCGACGTCGGGCCATTCGGTCAGCTCCATAGCCCTCGCCGTCTCAACGCCTCCCGCAGCAACGGTTCGATCTGCCTGCGGATGTTCTCATTGGCATAGCCGATCCAGCTCACATCCGACCCGACGTCGAGAGGTGCGGAGAGAGGCGCACCGTACGCGTCGGTGATGACGACACCGAGCTCGCGGGCGATGAGCTCGGTGCAGACATCATAAGGATGCACGCAAATGCCCAGCGGGAAGCCGCGCGCGGACAGAAGCGGTGCCATGAGCGGCCTCAAATCGGCGACGAACCGATCGCGCCCGGAGAACAACTCGTAGAGCTGGCCTCCGGTGCAAATGTACTGGTCCTCGAAGCAGAGAGCCTTGCCTTTCGGGCTCGGGCCAAGCGCGGCACGCACGATCTCTTCGTCGATTGCCGCGAGCTCGTCGCGCGCTCCGGGGAAGAATCGCGCGATGGTCGCGAAACCGTGCTCGATGGTTGCGGCCGATGACGGTTGGAGCTTTAGTGGGCAGGCCTCCCCTGTCAGTCGGTTGGTGCGTTCGGCCTCGACCGGTCCTCCGGAGAACGCCCACACGGCGTCCGACAAGTGCTGTTTGATCAGGGGGATCTCGGTCTGAACGGCGAGCTCGATGTCTCGCAGGCTCGTGTCCGTGCCGCGATTGGGAGCCACTCCCGTCAGGATCCAGGCGCTTCGTTTCTGGTACATCGCTCCACGAGTGCCGTCGATCGGATCGATGACGATCCGGAAGGCCGCGTCGTTCTCGGAGGCAGTGCGGGGCACGACGATCTTTCCATCGGGCTCGAGACCTTCGGCGATGAGAACCACCGCTTCGTCGAGCGACGCCTTCTCGAAGAACTCGAGAAGCACCGAATCTCCCACGCGGTCGACCGCGTAGAGCGTGTCGCCTTCCTCGTCCCTCGCTACCGACGAAAGCTCCTCGAGCTCGCGGCGCGCGAAAGCGGCGACGACCGCCTCCCTGATTTGCGCGTGCAGCTCGCGGATGGGGCCCAGGAGATCGATGAGTTTCATCGTTCGGGCACGTGCCGGTAGTGGACGTCGGGCACCGCCCGGAGCTCCGCCGCCTTTTCCTCAGGAACGGTATCGCTGAGGAAGTTTCCCCCGCCCACCTCCGGACCCGCGAGGTACTTCAGCAAATTCGGCTTTCTC
The nucleotide sequence above comes from Vicinamibacteria bacterium. Encoded proteins:
- a CDS encoding inositol monophosphatase translates to MKLIDLLGPIRELHAQIREAVVAAFARRELEELSSVARDEEGDTLYAVDRVGDSVLLEFFEKASLDEAVVLIAEGLEPDGKIVVPRTASENDAAFRIVIDPIDGTRGAMYQKRSAWILTGVAPNRGTDTSLRDIELAVQTEIPLIKQHLSDAVWAFSGGPVEAERTNRLTGEACPLKLQPSSAATIEHGFATIARFFPGARDELAAIDEEIVRAALGPSPKGKALCFEDQYICTGGQLYELFSGRDRFVADLRPLMAPLLSARGFPLGICVHPYDVCTELIARELGVVITDAYGAPLSAPLDVGSDVSWIGYANENIRRQIEPLLREALRRRGLWS
- a CDS encoding GHMP kinase, encoding MELTEWPDVAALVSRLESAAGKNAPVFLARAPGRLDVMGGIADYSGSLVLQLPLREAACVALQRQAPRTLDVISLGDRARYYTTSLDELVKLDYDAARAHFRREPSRAWAAYVAGAFVVLIREKRGSFPNGAHIVVRSDVPEGKGVASSAALSVASITAIDAAYDLGLGPRELAFLAQKVENRVAGAPCGIMDQTTAVFGEKDRLLALLCQPAEIQGSLAIPEGLAFRGIDSGVAHAVSGEDYTSVRIGTFMGYRILQEASGRDFDGYLANLTPSELEHTYRSELPEAMSGAEFLARYGGTSDPVTTLDPSVTYRVREPT